In Topomyia yanbarensis strain Yona2022 chromosome 2, ASM3024719v1, whole genome shotgun sequence, one DNA window encodes the following:
- the LOC131684012 gene encoding uncharacterized protein LOC131684012 isoform X2 produces the protein MSKVLTVPPAIVDARRCYVCGEGSEAPFRTAIAMAATAAVASSSSSSSSSHRHHNSSGSSGGNTLPNIVTTCEDFERDQDELDKYVLECPSTYTSCLTQVDGDMELRTCGESLSINDCKSANKIDYCYCSEDLCNSLKRTQIRREIEDAQSGAQSEHLKQHEPNNSDDEDLSESSGMGDSHERHRLGGHHRTALGGGNHNMHNHLEKDFATTQIVMTLKPIPTTERRNNNGSARDDSAKSATSSGASNCRWSPERSRSNLLTLLLMAGGGLIWRLTWFRGHSELV, from the exons ATGTCAAAAG TGCTAACCGTGCCTCCGGCGATAGTCGACGCCCGCCGATGCTACGTCTGTGGGGAAGGATCGGAAGCACCCTTTCGGACGGCAATTGCCATGGCCGCCACCGCCGCGGTTGCCTCGTcctcatcgtcgtcgtcgtcgtcacaTCGACATCACAACAGTTCTGGCAGTTCGGGTGGAAACACTTTACCCAATATCGTGACCACCTGCGAGGACTTCGAGCGGGACCAAGACGAGCTGGACAAATACGTGCTCGAGTGTCCCTCCACCTACACCAGCTGCCTCACTCAGGTCGATG gcGACATGGAACTGCGAACCTGCGGCGAAAGCCTTTCGATAAACGACTGCAAGAGCGCCAACAAAATCGACTACTGCTACTGCAGCGAAGATCTGTGCAACAGTCTGAAGCGGACGCAAATTCGGCGCGAGATCGAAGATGCCCAATCCGGTGCCCAATCGGAACACCTGAAGCAGCACGAACCGAACAACAGCGACGACGAGGATCTCTCCGAATCGTCCGGAATGGGTGATTCACACGAGCGGCATCGACTCGGTGGCCACCATCGAACGGCACTGGGAGGCGGCAATCACAATATGCATAACCACCTGGAAAAGGATTTCGCAACGACACAGATTGTGATGACACTGAAACCAATTCCGACCACCGAACGGCGGAACAACAACGGCAGTGCCCGGGACGATTCGGCAAAGTCAGCCACCAGCAGCGGTGCTAGTAATTGCCGATGGTCCCCGGAGCGTAGCAGAAGCAATTTGCTGACACTGCTGCTGATGGCCGGCGGTGGCCTGATTTGGCGATTAACGTGGTTCCGGGGTCACTCGGAATTGGTTTAA
- the LOC131684012 gene encoding uncharacterized protein LOC131684012 isoform X1, giving the protein MDMMNAVRILAVLFVLTVPPAIVDARRCYVCGEGSEAPFRTAIAMAATAAVASSSSSSSSSHRHHNSSGSSGGNTLPNIVTTCEDFERDQDELDKYVLECPSTYTSCLTQVDGDMELRTCGESLSINDCKSANKIDYCYCSEDLCNSLKRTQIRREIEDAQSGAQSEHLKQHEPNNSDDEDLSESSGMGDSHERHRLGGHHRTALGGGNHNMHNHLEKDFATTQIVMTLKPIPTTERRNNNGSARDDSAKSATSSGASNCRWSPERSRSNLLTLLLMAGGGLIWRLTWFRGHSELV; this is encoded by the exons TGCTAACCGTGCCTCCGGCGATAGTCGACGCCCGCCGATGCTACGTCTGTGGGGAAGGATCGGAAGCACCCTTTCGGACGGCAATTGCCATGGCCGCCACCGCCGCGGTTGCCTCGTcctcatcgtcgtcgtcgtcgtcacaTCGACATCACAACAGTTCTGGCAGTTCGGGTGGAAACACTTTACCCAATATCGTGACCACCTGCGAGGACTTCGAGCGGGACCAAGACGAGCTGGACAAATACGTGCTCGAGTGTCCCTCCACCTACACCAGCTGCCTCACTCAGGTCGATG gcGACATGGAACTGCGAACCTGCGGCGAAAGCCTTTCGATAAACGACTGCAAGAGCGCCAACAAAATCGACTACTGCTACTGCAGCGAAGATCTGTGCAACAGTCTGAAGCGGACGCAAATTCGGCGCGAGATCGAAGATGCCCAATCCGGTGCCCAATCGGAACACCTGAAGCAGCACGAACCGAACAACAGCGACGACGAGGATCTCTCCGAATCGTCCGGAATGGGTGATTCACACGAGCGGCATCGACTCGGTGGCCACCATCGAACGGCACTGGGAGGCGGCAATCACAATATGCATAACCACCTGGAAAAGGATTTCGCAACGACACAGATTGTGATGACACTGAAACCAATTCCGACCACCGAACGGCGGAACAACAACGGCAGTGCCCGGGACGATTCGGCAAAGTCAGCCACCAGCAGCGGTGCTAGTAATTGCCGATGGTCCCCGGAGCGTAGCAGAAGCAATTTGCTGACACTGCTGCTGATGGCCGGCGGTGGCCTGATTTGGCGATTAACGTGGTTCCGGGGTCACTCGGAATTGGTTTAA